One genomic region from Apodemus sylvaticus chromosome 1, mApoSyl1.1, whole genome shotgun sequence encodes:
- the Fam168a gene encoding protein FAM168A isoform X1 produces the protein MNPVYSPVQPGAPYGNPKNMAYTGYPTAYPAAAPAYNPSLYPTNSPSYAPEFQFLHSAYATLLMKQAWPQNSSSCGSEGTFHLPVDTGTENRAYQASSAAFRYTAGTPYKVPPTQSNTAPPPYSPSPNPYQTAMYPIRSAYPQQNLYAQGAYYTQPVYAAQPHVIHHTTVVQPNSIPSAIYPAPVAAPRTNGVAMGMVAGTTMAMSAGTLLTTPQHTAIGAHPVSMPTYRAQGTPAYSYVPPHW, from the exons GTTACCCCACAGCGTACCCGGCAGCTGCTCCTGCCTACAATCCCAGCCTATACCCGACCAACAGCCCCAGTTATGCTCCAG AGTTTCAGTTCCTGCATTCAGCTTATG CCACTCTGCTGATGAAGCAAGCCTGGCCACAGAACTCATCGTCCTGTGGCTCCGAAGGCACCTTCCACCTCCCAGTGGACACCGGGACCGAGAACCGAGCTTACCAAGCATCCTCTGCGGCTTTCA GATATACTGCAGGGACACCATACAAGGTCCCACCGACCCAGAGTAATACTGCTCCACCCCCCTACTCCCCATCACCCAACCCCTATCAGACGGCCATGTATCCAATCAGAAGTGCCTATCCCCAGCAGAATCTGTATGCCCAG GGAGCCTACTACACACAGCCTGTGTATGCCGCCCAGCCCCACGTCATCCACCACACCACAGTTGTCCAGCCCAACAGCATTCCCTCTGCCATCTACCCAGCTCCTGTTGCTGCCCCCAGGACCAATGGTGTGGCAatgggcatggtggcaggcacCACCATGGCAATGTCAGCAG GTACCCTGCTGACCACACCCCAGCACACTGCAATTGGGGCACACCCTGTGTCCATGCCCACATACAGGGCCCAAGGAACCCCTGCGTACAGCTACGTGCCCCCGCACTGGTAA
- the Relt gene encoding tumor necrosis factor receptor superfamily member 19L isoform X3, with protein MKRTLPCWPLSCLFVLLPWPLATPTPITPWLCPPGKEPDLDPGQGTLCRTCPPGTFSASWDSYPCQPHLHCSLQKRLEVQAGTATHDTMCGDCQHGDKCLLLDLSDIFPPCRWFGPQGVPHVPCQPCSKAPPGTGGCDGINPAYRTEDANEDTIGVLVRLITEKKENAAALEELLKEYHSKQLVQTGHKPVPRLLPASPSMPHICPHHHHLHTVQGLASLSGPCCSRCSQKWPEVLLSPEAAAATTPAPTLLPTASRAPKASAKPGRQGEITILSVGRFRVARIPEQRTSSLLSEVKTITEAGPSEGDLPDSPQPGLPPEQRALLGSGGSHPKWLKPPAENKAEENRYVVRLSESNLVI; from the exons ATGAAGCGGACCTTGCCGTGCTGGCCCCTGTCTTGCCTCTTTGTG CTGCTGCCCTGGCCCCTGGCCACTCCAACACCAATAACTCCTTGGCTGTGTCCACCTGGCAAGGAGCCTGACCTG GATCCAGGGCAGGGCACATTATGCAGAACTTGCCCCCCAGGCACCTTTTCAGCCTCATGGGACTCCTATCCATGCCAGCCTCATCTCCACTGCAGCCTCCAAAAGAGGTTGGAGGTCCAGGCTGGCACAGCAACCCATGATACAATGTGTGGAGACTGCCAGCATGG GGACAAGTGTTTACTTCTGGACCTCAGTGACATCTTCCCTCCCTGCAGGTGGTTTGGGCCACAGGGAGTTCCTCATGTCCCATGTCAGCCATGTTCCAAGGCACCTCCAGGCACTGGTGGCTGTGATG ggATCAATCCTGCCTACAGGACAGAGGATGCCAATGAGGACACTATTGGAGTCCTGGTGCGCCTGATCACAGAGAAGAAAG AGAATGCAGCGGCCCTGGAGGAGCTGTTGAAAGAATATCACAGCAAACAGCTGGTACAGACAGGCCACAAGCCTGTGCCCAG GCTGTTGCCAGCCTCCCCCAGCATGCCACACATCTGCccacatcaccaccacctccacactGTGCAGGGCCTGGCCTCTCTCTCTGGCCCCTGCTGCTCCCGTTGTAGCCAGAAGTGGCCAGAAGTGCTGTTATCTCCTGAGGCAGCAGCTGCCACCACTCCTGCTCCCACTCTTCTGCCTACTGCATCCAGGGCTCCCAAGGCTAGTGCCAAGCCAGGACGGCAGGGCGAGATTACCATCTTGTCTGTGGGCAG GTTCCGTGTGGCTCGTATTCCTGAGCAGCGGACCAGTTCATTGTTATCTGAGGTGAAGACCATCACAGAGGCTGGACCTTCAGAGGGTGATCTCCCTGACTCCCCACAGCCTGGTCTTCCTCCCGAGCAGCGGGCACTGCTGGGAAGTGGTGGAAGTCATCCTAAGTGGTTGAAGCCCCCAGCAGAGAACAAGGCTGAG GAAAACCGCTATGTGGTCCGGCTAAGTGAAAGCAACCTGGTCATCTGA
- the Relt gene encoding tumor necrosis factor receptor superfamily member 19L isoform X1, producing the protein MKRTLPCWPLSCLFVLLPWPLATPTPITPWLCPPGKEPDLDPGQGTLCRTCPPGTFSASWDSYPCQPHLHCSLQKRLEVQAGTATHDTMCGDCQHGDKCLLLDLSDIFPPCRWFGPQGVPHVPCQPCSKAPPGTGGCDEAGRRGRRGVEVAAGSGSSGEPRQPGNGTRAGAPEETAAQYAVIAIVPVFCLMGLLGILVCNLLKRKGYHCTAQKEVGPSTGGGGSGINPAYRTEDANEDTIGVLVRLITEKKENAAALEELLKEYHSKQLVQTGHKPVPRLLPASPSMPHICPHHHHLHTVQGLASLSGPCCSRCSQKWPEVLLSPEAAAATTPAPTLLPTASRAPKASAKPGRQGEITILSVGRFRVARIPEQRTSSLLSEVKTITEAGPSEGDLPDSPQPGLPPEQRALLGSGGSHPKWLKPPAENKAEENRYVVRLSESNLVI; encoded by the exons ATGAAGCGGACCTTGCCGTGCTGGCCCCTGTCTTGCCTCTTTGTG CTGCTGCCCTGGCCCCTGGCCACTCCAACACCAATAACTCCTTGGCTGTGTCCACCTGGCAAGGAGCCTGACCTG GATCCAGGGCAGGGCACATTATGCAGAACTTGCCCCCCAGGCACCTTTTCAGCCTCATGGGACTCCTATCCATGCCAGCCTCATCTCCACTGCAGCCTCCAAAAGAGGTTGGAGGTCCAGGCTGGCACAGCAACCCATGATACAATGTGTGGAGACTGCCAGCATGG GGACAAGTGTTTACTTCTGGACCTCAGTGACATCTTCCCTCCCTGCAGGTGGTTTGGGCCACAGGGAGTTCCTCATGTCCCATGTCAGCCATGTTCCAAGGCACCTCCAGGCACTGGTGGCTGTGATG AGGCGGGGCGGCGGGGCCGGCGTGGCGTCGAAGTGGCAGCAGGTTCCGGCAGCAGTGGTGAACCTCGGCAGCCCGGGAACGGCACTCGGGCAGGCGCTCCTGAGGAGACAGCTGCCCAGTATGCAGTGATTGCCATCGTTCCTGTCTTTTGTCTCATGGGGCTTCTGGGCATCCTGGTGTGCAACCTGCTCAAGCGGAAGGGTTACCATTGCACCGCCCAAAAGGAAGTCGGGCCCAGCACTGGGGGAGGAGGCAGCG ggATCAATCCTGCCTACAGGACAGAGGATGCCAATGAGGACACTATTGGAGTCCTGGTGCGCCTGATCACAGAGAAGAAAG AGAATGCAGCGGCCCTGGAGGAGCTGTTGAAAGAATATCACAGCAAACAGCTGGTACAGACAGGCCACAAGCCTGTGCCCAG GCTGTTGCCAGCCTCCCCCAGCATGCCACACATCTGCccacatcaccaccacctccacactGTGCAGGGCCTGGCCTCTCTCTCTGGCCCCTGCTGCTCCCGTTGTAGCCAGAAGTGGCCAGAAGTGCTGTTATCTCCTGAGGCAGCAGCTGCCACCACTCCTGCTCCCACTCTTCTGCCTACTGCATCCAGGGCTCCCAAGGCTAGTGCCAAGCCAGGACGGCAGGGCGAGATTACCATCTTGTCTGTGGGCAG GTTCCGTGTGGCTCGTATTCCTGAGCAGCGGACCAGTTCATTGTTATCTGAGGTGAAGACCATCACAGAGGCTGGACCTTCAGAGGGTGATCTCCCTGACTCCCCACAGCCTGGTCTTCCTCCCGAGCAGCGGGCACTGCTGGGAAGTGGTGGAAGTCATCCTAAGTGGTTGAAGCCCCCAGCAGAGAACAAGGCTGAG GAAAACCGCTATGTGGTCCGGCTAAGTGAAAGCAACCTGGTCATCTGA
- the Fam168a gene encoding protein FAM168A isoform X2, whose product MNPVYSPVQPGAPYGNPKNMAYTGYPTAYPAAAPAYNPSLYPTNSPSYAPATLLMKQAWPQNSSSCGSEGTFHLPVDTGTENRAYQASSAAFRYTAGTPYKVPPTQSNTAPPPYSPSPNPYQTAMYPIRSAYPQQNLYAQGAYYTQPVYAAQPHVIHHTTVVQPNSIPSAIYPAPVAAPRTNGVAMGMVAGTTMAMSAGTLLTTPQHTAIGAHPVSMPTYRAQGTPAYSYVPPHW is encoded by the exons GTTACCCCACAGCGTACCCGGCAGCTGCTCCTGCCTACAATCCCAGCCTATACCCGACCAACAGCCCCAGTTATGCTCCAG CCACTCTGCTGATGAAGCAAGCCTGGCCACAGAACTCATCGTCCTGTGGCTCCGAAGGCACCTTCCACCTCCCAGTGGACACCGGGACCGAGAACCGAGCTTACCAAGCATCCTCTGCGGCTTTCA GATATACTGCAGGGACACCATACAAGGTCCCACCGACCCAGAGTAATACTGCTCCACCCCCCTACTCCCCATCACCCAACCCCTATCAGACGGCCATGTATCCAATCAGAAGTGCCTATCCCCAGCAGAATCTGTATGCCCAG GGAGCCTACTACACACAGCCTGTGTATGCCGCCCAGCCCCACGTCATCCACCACACCACAGTTGTCCAGCCCAACAGCATTCCCTCTGCCATCTACCCAGCTCCTGTTGCTGCCCCCAGGACCAATGGTGTGGCAatgggcatggtggcaggcacCACCATGGCAATGTCAGCAG GTACCCTGCTGACCACACCCCAGCACACTGCAATTGGGGCACACCCTGTGTCCATGCCCACATACAGGGCCCAAGGAACCCCTGCGTACAGCTACGTGCCCCCGCACTGGTAA
- the Relt gene encoding tumor necrosis factor receptor superfamily member 19L isoform X2, which produces MKRTLPCWPLSCLFVLLPWPLATPTPITPWLCPPGKEPDLDPGQGTLCRTCPPGTFSASWDSYPCQPHLHCSLQKRLEVQAGTATHDTMCGDCQHGWFGPQGVPHVPCQPCSKAPPGTGGCDEAGRRGRRGVEVAAGSGSSGEPRQPGNGTRAGAPEETAAQYAVIAIVPVFCLMGLLGILVCNLLKRKGYHCTAQKEVGPSTGGGGSGINPAYRTEDANEDTIGVLVRLITEKKENAAALEELLKEYHSKQLVQTGHKPVPRLLPASPSMPHICPHHHHLHTVQGLASLSGPCCSRCSQKWPEVLLSPEAAAATTPAPTLLPTASRAPKASAKPGRQGEITILSVGRFRVARIPEQRTSSLLSEVKTITEAGPSEGDLPDSPQPGLPPEQRALLGSGGSHPKWLKPPAENKAEENRYVVRLSESNLVI; this is translated from the exons ATGAAGCGGACCTTGCCGTGCTGGCCCCTGTCTTGCCTCTTTGTG CTGCTGCCCTGGCCCCTGGCCACTCCAACACCAATAACTCCTTGGCTGTGTCCACCTGGCAAGGAGCCTGACCTG GATCCAGGGCAGGGCACATTATGCAGAACTTGCCCCCCAGGCACCTTTTCAGCCTCATGGGACTCCTATCCATGCCAGCCTCATCTCCACTGCAGCCTCCAAAAGAGGTTGGAGGTCCAGGCTGGCACAGCAACCCATGATACAATGTGTGGAGACTGCCAGCATGG GTGGTTTGGGCCACAGGGAGTTCCTCATGTCCCATGTCAGCCATGTTCCAAGGCACCTCCAGGCACTGGTGGCTGTGATG AGGCGGGGCGGCGGGGCCGGCGTGGCGTCGAAGTGGCAGCAGGTTCCGGCAGCAGTGGTGAACCTCGGCAGCCCGGGAACGGCACTCGGGCAGGCGCTCCTGAGGAGACAGCTGCCCAGTATGCAGTGATTGCCATCGTTCCTGTCTTTTGTCTCATGGGGCTTCTGGGCATCCTGGTGTGCAACCTGCTCAAGCGGAAGGGTTACCATTGCACCGCCCAAAAGGAAGTCGGGCCCAGCACTGGGGGAGGAGGCAGCG ggATCAATCCTGCCTACAGGACAGAGGATGCCAATGAGGACACTATTGGAGTCCTGGTGCGCCTGATCACAGAGAAGAAAG AGAATGCAGCGGCCCTGGAGGAGCTGTTGAAAGAATATCACAGCAAACAGCTGGTACAGACAGGCCACAAGCCTGTGCCCAG GCTGTTGCCAGCCTCCCCCAGCATGCCACACATCTGCccacatcaccaccacctccacactGTGCAGGGCCTGGCCTCTCTCTCTGGCCCCTGCTGCTCCCGTTGTAGCCAGAAGTGGCCAGAAGTGCTGTTATCTCCTGAGGCAGCAGCTGCCACCACTCCTGCTCCCACTCTTCTGCCTACTGCATCCAGGGCTCCCAAGGCTAGTGCCAAGCCAGGACGGCAGGGCGAGATTACCATCTTGTCTGTGGGCAG GTTCCGTGTGGCTCGTATTCCTGAGCAGCGGACCAGTTCATTGTTATCTGAGGTGAAGACCATCACAGAGGCTGGACCTTCAGAGGGTGATCTCCCTGACTCCCCACAGCCTGGTCTTCCTCCCGAGCAGCGGGCACTGCTGGGAAGTGGTGGAAGTCATCCTAAGTGGTTGAAGCCCCCAGCAGAGAACAAGGCTGAG GAAAACCGCTATGTGGTCCGGCTAAGTGAAAGCAACCTGGTCATCTGA